A section of the Papio anubis isolate 15944 chromosome 2, Panubis1.0, whole genome shotgun sequence genome encodes:
- the LOC101002304 gene encoding serine protease 44 isoform X1, protein MASQDGLRRGRGGTRLSLHFLIWLQLLQPLLSEPYRPEEDSRVNLASPEARTPPVHPKFPKIPETSVAPGTSAPAGPPGSWVTSASTVGEALESDGISDLGRQFSQACGHRVSRIIGGLPALNRKWPWQVSLQTEDKHLCGASLIDRRWVLTAAHCVFSDLEYKVKLGDTNLNAGSENALVIPVKDIIFPSNFDFASLTNDIALALLAYSVNYSSRIQPVCLPKELFEVETGTECWVTGWGRVSENVSGSGSFVLREAELNILRHEQCREMIKKKSVAKSKMVTRGTICGYNDQGKDSCQGDSGGPLVCELNGTWFQVGIVSWGVGCGRKGYPGVYTEVSFYKKWIIDHLRQASCLNSADSLILVLCLMMPLGILVAP, encoded by the exons ATGGCGTCCCAGGATGGCCTACGCAGGGGCCGTGGAGGCACACgcctgagcctccatttcctgatCTGGCTTCAGCTTCTTCAGCCCCTGCTCA GTGAGCCATACCGACCCGAGGAGGATTCCAGAGTGAACCTGGCAAGCCCAGAAGCCCGGACGCCTCCTGTGCACCCGAAATTCCCCAAAATTCCAGAAACCTCTGTAGCTCCAGGGACTTCAGCGCCTGCAGGGCCTCCAGGATCCTGGGTTACTTCAGCATCTACAGTGGGAGAAGCCTTGGAATCCGACGGGATCTCTGACCTTGGAAGGCAGTTTTCTCAGG CCTGTGGCCACCGTGTTTCAAGGATAATTGGAGGATTGCCAGCCCTAAACAGGAAGTGGCCCTGGCAGGTAAGCCTCCAGACCGAGGACAAACACCTCTGCGGAGCTTCCCTCATCGACAGGCGCTGGGTGCTCACTGCCGCCCACTGTGTCTTTAG TGATTTGGAATACAAGGTGAAGCTGGGAGACACTAACTTGAATGCTGGTTCCGAAAACGCACTGGTGATCCCTGTTAAAGACATCATTTTTCCTAGCAATTTTGATTTTGCCAGTTTGACAAACGACATTGCCCTTGCTCTGCTTGCCTACTCTGTGAATTATTCCTCACGCATCCAGCCTGTGTGCCTCCCCAAAGAGCTTTTTGAAGTGGAAACTGGGACAGAGTGCTGGGTGACTGGATGGGGCCGAGTGTCAGAGAATG TTTCAGGATCAGGGTCATTTGttcttcgggaggctgagctaaACATTCTGCGTCATGAGCAATGTCGTGAGATGATCAAGAAGAAGAGTGTAGCCAAGAGTAAAATGGTCACGAGGGGGACCATCTGTGGCTATAATGACCAAGGGAAGGATTCCTGTCAG GGAGATTCTGGGGGGCCCCTGGTCTGTGAATTAAATGGCACATGGTTCCAGGTGGGGATTGTGAGCTGGGGTGTTGGCTGCGGTCGCAAAGGATATCCTGGAGTTTACACAGAAGTTAGTTTCTACAAGAAATGGATTATTGATCACTTGAGACAAGCTTCCTGTCTGAATTCAGCAGACTCCCTCATCCTAGTCCTGTGTCTGATGATGCCCCTGGGCATCCTGGTGGCCCCGTGA
- the LOC101002304 gene encoding putative inactive serine protease 43 isoform X3 has product MASQDGLRRGRGGTRLSLHFLIWLQLLQPLLSEPYRPEEDSRVNLASPEARTPPVHPKFPKIPETSVAPGTSAPAGPPGSWVTSASTVGEALESDGISDLGRQFSQACGHRVSRIIGGLPALNRKWPWQVSLQTEDKHLCGASLIDRRWVLTAAHCVFSDLEYKVKLGDTNLNAGSENALVIPVKDIIFPSNFDFASLTNDIALALLAYSVNYSSRIQPVCLPKELFEVETGTECWVTGWGRVSENVSGSGSFVLREAELNILRHEQCREMIKKKSVAKSKMVTRGTICGYNDQGKDSCQ; this is encoded by the exons ATGGCGTCCCAGGATGGCCTACGCAGGGGCCGTGGAGGCACACgcctgagcctccatttcctgatCTGGCTTCAGCTTCTTCAGCCCCTGCTCA GTGAGCCATACCGACCCGAGGAGGATTCCAGAGTGAACCTGGCAAGCCCAGAAGCCCGGACGCCTCCTGTGCACCCGAAATTCCCCAAAATTCCAGAAACCTCTGTAGCTCCAGGGACTTCAGCGCCTGCAGGGCCTCCAGGATCCTGGGTTACTTCAGCATCTACAGTGGGAGAAGCCTTGGAATCCGACGGGATCTCTGACCTTGGAAGGCAGTTTTCTCAGG CCTGTGGCCACCGTGTTTCAAGGATAATTGGAGGATTGCCAGCCCTAAACAGGAAGTGGCCCTGGCAGGTAAGCCTCCAGACCGAGGACAAACACCTCTGCGGAGCTTCCCTCATCGACAGGCGCTGGGTGCTCACTGCCGCCCACTGTGTCTTTAG TGATTTGGAATACAAGGTGAAGCTGGGAGACACTAACTTGAATGCTGGTTCCGAAAACGCACTGGTGATCCCTGTTAAAGACATCATTTTTCCTAGCAATTTTGATTTTGCCAGTTTGACAAACGACATTGCCCTTGCTCTGCTTGCCTACTCTGTGAATTATTCCTCACGCATCCAGCCTGTGTGCCTCCCCAAAGAGCTTTTTGAAGTGGAAACTGGGACAGAGTGCTGGGTGACTGGATGGGGCCGAGTGTCAGAGAATG TTTCAGGATCAGGGTCATTTGttcttcgggaggctgagctaaACATTCTGCGTCATGAGCAATGTCGTGAGATGATCAAGAAGAAGAGTGTAGCCAAGAGTAAAATGGTCACGAGGGGGACCATCTGTGGCTATAATGACCAAGGGAAGGATTCCTGTCAG TGA